The genomic DNA AGATCTTCCATCGGGATCGGTGCGATGTCATCGGGCTGTGACAGTGAGTCCAGGCGCGACAGCGTCAGCAGTTGTTCGACCAGCCTTGACGCGCGATCAATGCCGGTGTGCAACTGAGCGAGCGCCTTTTCCCGTGTTTCGGGATCGTCCACCGAGAGTTGCGCCACTTCGGTCTGGACTTTCAGCGCTGTCAGCGGGCTGCGCAGTTCATGCGCTGCATCAGAGGTGAAACGGCGTTCGCGCACCACCATGTTATGTGTACGCTGAAACAGCTGATTCAGCGCATCCACCAGTGGTCGCACCTCGCTGGGCACGCCGTCTGTGCCGATGGGCTCAGCGGATTCCGGCGAACGCACCTGCAACGAACGGGTGATCCTTTTTAGCGGCGACAGTTCACGGCTCAGCAATACAAACAGCAGAATGAGCATCAGCGGCAACGCTATCAGCCAGGGCGTCAGCTGCGAGGTGATGATATCCAGCGCCATTTCCTGGCGGTAATCCCATTCCTGACCGACGGCGATGCGGTATTGCCCGTCGCGCGTCGTCAGCCAGAGAAAGCGCCACGCGTCGTCATCGTCCTTCAGTTGACTATCATCGAAGCCATCGCGGCGATAGTTATAAGAAATGTCGCGCCCGTTTTCGCCATCATCGAGCAGGCGTTTACCGTCGGCGGTGAAAATGGCAAACGCCAGCGCGTCATCATCCAGATGACCGTGTTTGATCTTTTTACGCTCCGCCACCGTCGGGGTAAGTGAATGCACACTCGCAAAATCCATCGCGCTGAGGCGTTTGGCGAACAGCATTTGCTGGGTGTCGAACAGCTTGTCGAGTTTTTCCGAGGTTTGCTGCCAGGCGAAAAAGCTGGCGCAACCCCAGGCTATGAGCGTCAGCAGGAAAAACAGCAGAGTCAGCCGCAGACGGAGGCTGAGCTGGCGAATGAGCGTCATACATCACCTAAGGTGTAGCCGATGCCGTGCACCGTGCGAATAAAATCAGAACCGAGCTTGCGGCGAAGATGGTGGACATGGACTTCCACGGCATTGCTGGAGACGTCGTCGTCCCAGTTATACAGCTTCTCTTCAATCAGCTTACGCGGCAGCACGCGCCCGGTGTTACGCAGCAGCAACTCCAGCAGGGCAAACTCTTTCGGTTTGAGCGCCAGCGGCTCGCCGGATAACGTCGCCGTCAGTTTGCCAGGGTCAAGCGTTACCGCGCCGTGGCGCAATTCATTACTCGACTGGCCGTGCGAACGGCGAATCAGCGCTTCGAGGCGTGCTGCCACCTCAATCAGTGCAAAGGGTTTGCACAAATAGTCATCAGCGCCGAGGCGTAACCCTTCCACGCGCTGCGACAGCGCATCGCGGGCGGTGAGGATCAGTACCGGCTCGCTGTGGCCTTTGTTGCGCCATTCGCGCAGGATATCCAGCCCGTCAATGCCGGGCAGGGAGAGATCAAGGATCACCGCATCGTAAGGCGCGGCATAAAGTGCGGCTTTTCCTTCGTCGCCGCGGGTGAACCAGTCGAGGCTAAAGCCCATTTTGCTCAGGCCCGCTTTCAGGCCATCGCCGATAAGCTTGTCGTCTTCTACCAGTAAAATGCGCATAAGATCGTCCTTGTGAAGCGTTACTACCTTCAGTAAACCCGCCATAACCGTCGCTGTACAGCAGAAAAATTTCTTTTTTTCTCTTAAGAAGTTGTTAAGTTTTACCTTGTGTAATGGACACCACAGAGATGAGAAAGGAGAGTAGAAATGAAAAAATTAGCGGCTATGACAGCCATTCTGGCTCTGATGTCTGCCCCGGTATTTGCGGCGACTCAGGGAGGCTTTAGCGGTCCGGGCGCGACACAAACCCAGGGCGGCGGATTCCAGGGGCCAGACGGCTCCGTCACCACCGTTGAAAACGCCAAATCCCTGCGTGATGACACCTGGGTGACGCTGCGCGGCAACATCGTTGAGCGTATTTCTGATGATCTGTATGTCTTCAAAGACGCCAGCGGGACGATTAACGTCGATATCGATCACAAGCGCTGGAACGGCGTGACCGTCACCCCGCAGGATAAGGTTGAGATCCGCGGCGAAGTCGATAAAGACTGGAACTCGGTGGAAATCGACGTCAAACAGATCAGCAAAACGAACTAAGTTATTTCGTTAACGCAGCACCCTTTTCCATCCGGGCGAGAGATCGCCCGGATGTCTGTTATTTTCACGCCAGACGCCCCTGTGACTCGGCGCGCCAGATAGGGTATTATCGCGGGTAGTTTTGCCGCCTGCACCAGACCGGCGCATATATTAAGGAATCACAGTTAATGAGCGATATGGCAGAGCGCCTTGCGCTGCATGAATTTACGGAAAACGCCTACCTCAATTACTCCATGTACGTCATCATGGATCGCGCGTTGCCGTTCATTGGTGATGGCCTGAAGCCGGTTCAACGTCGCATCGTGTATGCGATGTCTGAGCTGGGTTTGAGCGCCAGCGCCAAGTTTAAAAAATCCGCCCGTACCGTCGGTGACGTGCTCGGTAAATACCATCCGCATGGCGACAGCGCCTGTTATGAAGCGATGGTGCTGATGGCGCAGCCGTTCTCCTACCGCTACCCGCTGGTTGACGGGCAGGGAAACTGGGGGGCGCCGGATGATCCGAAGTCCTTCGCCGCCATGCGTTATACCGAATCCCGTTTGTCGAAATACGCCGAAGTGCTGCTGGGCGAGCTGGGGCAGGGAACCGTTGACTGGGTGCCGAACTTTGACGGCACGCTGCAGGAGCCGAAAATGCTGCCTGCGCGTCTGCCGAACATCCTGCTGAACGGTACCACCGGCATCGCTGTCGGGATGGCGACAGACATTCCGCCGCACAACCTGCGCGAAGTCGCCAGTGCGGCGATTACCCTTATCGAGAAACCGAAAACCTCGCTGGACGAACTGCTGGATATCGTGCACGGGCCGGACTACCCGACGGAAGCGGAAATCATTACCCCGCGTGCCGAAATCCGCAAAATCTACCAGAACGGTCGTGGTTCCGTGCGCATGCGCGCAGTGTGGAAAAAAGAGGACGGCGCGGTGGTGATTACCGCACTGCCGCACCAGGTTTCCGGCGCCCGCGTGCTGGAGCAAATCGCCAGCCAGATGCGCAATAAAAAATTGCCAATGGTTGACGATCTGCGCGACGAGTCAGACCACGAAAACCCGACGCGTCTGGTGATTGTGCCACGCTCCAACCGTGTCGACATGGAGCAGGTGATGAACCATCTGTTCGCCACGACGGATCTGGAAAAAAGCTACCGCATCAACCTCAACATGATCGGTCTGGATGGTCGCCCGGCGGTGAAAAACCTGCTGGAGATCCTCACTGAATGGCTGGCGTTCCGTCGCGATACCGTGACCCGCCGCCTCAACTATCGTCTGGAACGTGTGCTGCGCCGCCTGCATATCCTTGAAGGTTTGCTGATCGCGTTCCTCAACATCGACGAAGTGATCCATATCATTCGCAGTGAAGACGAGCCGAAGCCGGTGCTGATGTCGCGGTTCGGCATCAGCGAAACCCAGGCTGAAGCGATCCTCGAACTGAAACTGCGCCATCTCGCCAAACTGGAAGAGATGAAGATTCGCGGTGAGCAGAGCGATCTGGAAAAAGAGCGCGATCAGATTCAGGCGATTCTCGCCTCCGAACGCAAAATGAATACCCTGCTGAAGAAAGAGTTGCAGGCAGATGCTGAAGCCTACGGCGATGATCGTCGTTCTCCGCTGCACGAGCGTGAAGAAGCGAAGGCGATGAACGAGCACGACATGCTGCCGTCAGAGCCGGTGACCATCGTCCTGTCGCAGATGGGCTGGGTACGCAGCGCGAAAGGTCATGACATTGACGCGCAGGGGCTGAGTTATAAATCCGGCGACAACTGGAAAGCTTCAGTGAAAGGCAAGAGCAGCCAGCCAGTGGTGTTTATTGATACCACCGGTCGCAGCTACGCTATTGACCCGATTACGCTGCCGTCGGCGCGTGGTCAGGGCGAGCCGCTGACCGGCAAGCTGACGCTGCCGCCGGGCGCGACCGTCGAGCATATGCTGATGGAAGGGGATGACCAAAAACTGCTGATGGCGTCTGACGCCGGTTACGGTTTTGTCTGTACCTTTAACGATCTGGTGGCGCGTAACCGTGCCGGTAAAGCGGTGATTTCTCTGCCGGAAAACGCGCAGGTGATGCCGCCGGTGGTCATTGAAAATGACGCCGACATGCTGCTGGCGATCACTACCGCCGGTCGTATGCTGATGTTCCCGGTCAGCGACCTTCCTGAGCTGTCGAAAGGCAAGGGCAATAAAATCATTAACATCGCTTCGGCAGATGCCGCCAAAGGTCTCGACAGCCTGGCGCACCTCTATTTAGTGCCGCCGCAAAGCACACTGACCATTCATGTCGGCAAACGTAAGATCAAGCTGCGTCCGGAAGAGTTGCAGAAAGTCACTGGCGAACGCGGGCGCCGCGGCACGCTGATGCGCGGTCTGCAAAAAATCGATCGCATTGACATCGACTCACCGAAGCGCCCTGACGCTGGCGATAGCGAAGAGTAAAAACAAACGCCCCGACTTTTGAGGGGCGTGTTAGAATTTGCGGTAAGACCCGAGGGCCTGGGTTTCAGAGGATGTTATGTTATTAATTTTTCGATTAATCATCGTCGTGATCTACTGCATTCTGGTATGCATTTTTGGCTGCATTTACTGTCTGTTCAGCCCACGCAATCCCAAACACGTTGCGACGTTTGGTCATATGTTTGGCCGACTTGCGCCGCTTTTTGGTCTGAAGGTGGAACTGCGTAAACCCGCCGATGCGGAAAGTTACGGTAATGCGATTTACATTGCCAACCACCAGAACAACTACGACATGGTGACGGCATCAAGCATTGTTCAGCCGCCAACGGTCACCGTCGGGAAAAAAAGCCTGTTGTGGATCCCGTTTTTTGGTCAGTTGTACTGGCTGACGGGCAACCTGCTGATTGACCGCAACAACCGGGCGAAAGCGCACGGCACCATTGCTGAAGTGGTCAAAAACTTCAAAAAACGCAGGATTTCATTCTGGATGTTTCCGGAAGGAACGCGCAGCCGTGGCCGCGGTTTGCTGCCGTTTAAAACCGGCGCTTTCCACGCCGCACTGGCGGCGGGCGTTCCCATTATTCCTGTGTGCGTTTCCAATACTTCTAATAAAATTAACCTCAACCGCCTGAATAACGGTCTGGTGATTGTTGAGATGCTCCCGCCCATCGATACCAGCAAATGGGGCAAAGATCAGGTTCGCGCTCTGTCCACCCATTGCCGTGAGGTGATGGCGGCGAAGATTGCCGAGCTTGATCAGGAAGTTGCGCAGCGGGAAGCGAGCGGTAAACGCTAATCGGCGGGAAACGAATTCCCTCCTTCTGTTTTGTCAGTATTTCATGGAGTCTCTATGTCACTCAGTCGGCGTCAGTTTATTCAGGCCTCGGGGCTGGCACTGTGTGCCGGTGCCGTGCCGCTGAGGGCAAACGCCGCGGGCCAGCAGCAGGCATTGCCGGTCCCGCCGTTGGTGGAGTCCCGTCATGGTCAGCCGATCTTCTTAACCCTGCAACGCGCCCACTGGTCGTTTACCCAGGGTACGCGCGCGCCGGTCTGGGGCATCAATGGCCGTTATCTCGGGCCGACGATTCGCGTCTGGAACGGGGATGACGCCAAGCTGATTTACAGCAACCGCCTGTCGGAAAACGTGGCGATGACGATCAGCGGGCTACAGGTACCGGGACCGCTCATCGGCGGCGCGGCGCGCATGATGTCGCCGAATGCTGACTGGGCGCCAGTGCTGCCGATTCGCCAGAGCGCGGCGACGTTGTGGTATCACGCCAACACGCCAAACCATATGGCGCAGCAGGTTTACAACGGTCTTGCGGGCATGTGGCTGGTGGAAGACGAAGTGAGTAAGTCCTTACCCATTCCGAACCATTACGGCGTCGATGACTTCCCGGTGATTATTCAGGACAAGCGTCTCGACAACTTCGGCACACCGGAATACAGCGAACCCGGTAACGGCGGTTTTGTCGGCGATACGCTGCTGGTGAACGGCGTGCAAAGTCCGTACGTCGAGGTTTCCCGCGGCTGGGTGCGTTTACGCCTGCTGAATGCCTCGAACGCGCGCCGCTATCAGTTGCAAATGAGTGACGGTCGCCCGTTGCATGTGATTTCCGGCGATCAGGGCTTTTTACCGGCGCTGGTGTCCGTGAAACAGCTGTCGCTGGCACCCGGCGAGCGCCGTGAAGTGCTGGTGGATATGACCAATGGCGATGAAGTGTCGATTACCTGCGGTGAAGCCGCAGGCATCGTTGATCGTATTCGCGGCTTCTTTGAGCCGTCGAGCATTCTGATTTCAACCTTAGTACTGACGCTGCGCCCGACCGGGCTGTTGCCGCTGGTGACCGATAGCCTGCCGATGCGGCTACTGCCAACGGAAATCATGTCCGGCACGCCGATTCGCAGCCGCGATATTACGCTGGGCGAAGATCCGGGCATTAACGGCCAGTTGTGGGATCCGAAGCGCATCGATATTACCGCACAGCAGGGAACCTGGGAGCGCTGGACGGTACGCGCCGACCTGCCGCAGTCATTCCACATTGAAGGCGTGATGTTCCAGATCCGCAACGTGAACGGTGCGATGCCGTTTCCGGAAGACCGCGGCTGGAAAGATACCGTGTGGGTCGACGGTCAGGTTGAGTTGCTGGTCTATTATGGCCAGCCGTCATGGCCGCATTTCCCGTTCCAGTTCGCGAGCCAGACGCTGGAAATGGCCGATCGCGGTTCGATTGGGCAGATGCTGGTGAATCCGGCACCGTAAATCGCCCGCCAGTCACGTAGGCCCGGTAAGCGCAGCGCCACCGGGCATTACCTGGCCCCGCACAATACCCCTTCATTTCCCACAATGATCCAGCGTATAATCCCCGCCCTTTTGTTTGTTTTTTCTTCGGAAGCATTATGAGCGCAATTTCCCTGATCCAGCCGGATCGCGACCTCTTTTCCTGGCCCCAGTACTGGGCGGCCTGTTTTGGCCCCGCGCCCTTTATGCCGATGTCCCGGGAGGAGATGGATCTGCTTGGCTGGGACAGTTGCGACATCGTACTGGTGACGGGCGACGCCTACGTTGATCATCCGAGCTTCGGCATGGCGATCTGCGGTCGGATGCTGGAAGCGCAGGGTTTTCGCGTGGGGATCATTGCGCAGCCGGACTGGAACAGCAAAGAAGACTTCATGCGTCTCGGCAAACCGAACCTGTTTTTCGGCGTGACCGCCGGCAACATGGATTCCATGATCA from Trabulsiella odontotermitis includes the following:
- the qseC gene encoding quorum sensing histidine kinase QseC; translated protein: MTLIRQLSLRLRLTLLFFLLTLIAWGCASFFAWQQTSEKLDKLFDTQQMLFAKRLSAMDFASVHSLTPTVAERKKIKHGHLDDDALAFAIFTADGKRLLDDGENGRDISYNYRRDGFDDSQLKDDDDAWRFLWLTTRDGQYRIAVGQEWDYRQEMALDIITSQLTPWLIALPLMLILLFVLLSRELSPLKRITRSLQVRSPESAEPIGTDGVPSEVRPLVDALNQLFQRTHNMVVRERRFTSDAAHELRSPLTALKVQTEVAQLSVDDPETREKALAQLHTGIDRASRLVEQLLTLSRLDSLSQPDDIAPIPMEDLLQSAVIDIYPSAQSAGIDVRLHMEAQGVVHAGQPLLLSLLVRNLLDNAIRYSPRGSQVDVTLSARQFTVRDNGPGVSEEALARIGERFYRPPGQDQTGSGLGLSIVRRIAALHQMSVTFGNAPEGGFIARVWW
- the qseB gene encoding quorum sensing response regulator transcription factor QseB; protein product: MRILLVEDDKLIGDGLKAGLSKMGFSLDWFTRGDEGKAALYAAPYDAVILDLSLPGIDGLDILREWRNKGHSEPVLILTARDALSQRVEGLRLGADDYLCKPFALIEVAARLEALIRRSHGQSSNELRHGAVTLDPGKLTATLSGEPLALKPKEFALLELLLRNTGRVLPRKLIEEKLYNWDDDVSSNAVEVHVHHLRRKLGSDFIRTVHGIGYTLGDV
- a CDS encoding YgiW/YdeI family stress tolerance OB fold protein, whose translation is MKKLAAMTAILALMSAPVFAATQGGFSGPGATQTQGGGFQGPDGSVTTVENAKSLRDDTWVTLRGNIVERISDDLYVFKDASGTINVDIDHKRWNGVTVTPQDKVEIRGEVDKDWNSVEIDVKQISKTN
- the parC gene encoding DNA topoisomerase IV subunit A, which encodes MSDMAERLALHEFTENAYLNYSMYVIMDRALPFIGDGLKPVQRRIVYAMSELGLSASAKFKKSARTVGDVLGKYHPHGDSACYEAMVLMAQPFSYRYPLVDGQGNWGAPDDPKSFAAMRYTESRLSKYAEVLLGELGQGTVDWVPNFDGTLQEPKMLPARLPNILLNGTTGIAVGMATDIPPHNLREVASAAITLIEKPKTSLDELLDIVHGPDYPTEAEIITPRAEIRKIYQNGRGSVRMRAVWKKEDGAVVITALPHQVSGARVLEQIASQMRNKKLPMVDDLRDESDHENPTRLVIVPRSNRVDMEQVMNHLFATTDLEKSYRINLNMIGLDGRPAVKNLLEILTEWLAFRRDTVTRRLNYRLERVLRRLHILEGLLIAFLNIDEVIHIIRSEDEPKPVLMSRFGISETQAEAILELKLRHLAKLEEMKIRGEQSDLEKERDQIQAILASERKMNTLLKKELQADAEAYGDDRRSPLHEREEAKAMNEHDMLPSEPVTIVLSQMGWVRSAKGHDIDAQGLSYKSGDNWKASVKGKSSQPVVFIDTTGRSYAIDPITLPSARGQGEPLTGKLTLPPGATVEHMLMEGDDQKLLMASDAGYGFVCTFNDLVARNRAGKAVISLPENAQVMPPVVIENDADMLLAITTAGRMLMFPVSDLPELSKGKGNKIINIASADAAKGLDSLAHLYLVPPQSTLTIHVGKRKIKLRPEELQKVTGERGRRGTLMRGLQKIDRIDIDSPKRPDAGDSEE
- the plsC gene encoding 1-acylglycerol-3-phosphate O-acyltransferase, with translation MLLIFRLIIVVIYCILVCIFGCIYCLFSPRNPKHVATFGHMFGRLAPLFGLKVELRKPADAESYGNAIYIANHQNNYDMVTASSIVQPPTVTVGKKSLLWIPFFGQLYWLTGNLLIDRNNRAKAHGTIAEVVKNFKKRRISFWMFPEGTRSRGRGLLPFKTGAFHAALAAGVPIIPVCVSNTSNKINLNRLNNGLVIVEMLPPIDTSKWGKDQVRALSTHCREVMAAKIAELDQEVAQREASGKR
- the ftsP gene encoding cell division protein FtsP is translated as MSLSRRQFIQASGLALCAGAVPLRANAAGQQQALPVPPLVESRHGQPIFLTLQRAHWSFTQGTRAPVWGINGRYLGPTIRVWNGDDAKLIYSNRLSENVAMTISGLQVPGPLIGGAARMMSPNADWAPVLPIRQSAATLWYHANTPNHMAQQVYNGLAGMWLVEDEVSKSLPIPNHYGVDDFPVIIQDKRLDNFGTPEYSEPGNGGFVGDTLLVNGVQSPYVEVSRGWVRLRLLNASNARRYQLQMSDGRPLHVISGDQGFLPALVSVKQLSLAPGERREVLVDMTNGDEVSITCGEAAGIVDRIRGFFEPSSILISTLVLTLRPTGLLPLVTDSLPMRLLPTEIMSGTPIRSRDITLGEDPGINGQLWDPKRIDITAQQGTWERWTVRADLPQSFHIEGVMFQIRNVNGAMPFPEDRGWKDTVWVDGQVELLVYYGQPSWPHFPFQFASQTLEMADRGSIGQMLVNPAP